Proteins co-encoded in one Candidatus Omnitrophota bacterium genomic window:
- a CDS encoding glycoside hydrolase family 1 protein produces the protein MMKFPQNFLWGAATSSYQVEGNNANADWWSWEKKAGKEQSAQACRHYELYEQDFDLAKGLGHNAHRLSIEWSRIEPKEGEFSQEEIKHYIDVVRALRARNIEPMVTLHHFTNPVWFSASGGWTNRRSVERFLRYCDAVTRALASHVHFWITINEPTIYFSHAYMFGVWPPQERSYLKAKVVHDHMIAAHIKAYALINKIYKEQDLPKPSISISQHISAMISCGDSFRNRFAARLRDKWHNFEILDKLTRHKTLDFIGLNYYSRHLVNASSWWVGNLLMETGQSNDEPVKKNSLGWDIYPEGLYQVLLKLKRYGLPVMITENGICTSDDHLRWEFLSAHLKSVHRAMQEGVNVTGYLYWSLMDNFEWDKGFGPRFGLIDVDYKTYRRTVRESAIKFGQVCKTGALPN, from the coding sequence ATGATGAAATTCCCACAGAACTTTCTCTGGGGCGCCGCGACATCCTCCTATCAGGTTGAAGGCAATAATGCTAACGCTGACTGGTGGTCCTGGGAAAAGAAGGCCGGAAAAGAACAGTCAGCCCAGGCCTGCCGCCATTATGAATTATATGAACAGGATTTTGACCTGGCCAAAGGCCTGGGCCATAATGCCCACCGCCTGTCCATTGAGTGGAGCCGCATTGAGCCCAAAGAAGGGGAGTTTTCCCAGGAAGAGATAAAACATTATATTGACGTGGTTCGCGCCTTAAGGGCGCGCAACATTGAGCCGATGGTGACCCTGCATCATTTCACCAATCCCGTCTGGTTTAGCGCGTCGGGGGGCTGGACAAACAGGCGTTCTGTTGAGCGTTTCCTGCGTTACTGCGATGCGGTGACGCGCGCCCTGGCCAGCCATGTCCATTTTTGGATCACCATCAATGAGCCGACGATCTATTTCTCGCACGCCTATATGTTCGGTGTGTGGCCCCCGCAGGAAAGATCCTATCTGAAAGCAAAGGTGGTGCATGACCATATGATCGCGGCGCATATCAAGGCCTATGCCCTGATCAATAAAATTTATAAGGAACAAGATCTGCCCAAACCCTCCATCAGCATTTCTCAACACATATCGGCCATGATTTCCTGTGGGGACAGTTTCAGGAACCGTTTCGCGGCCCGTTTGCGGGACAAGTGGCACAATTTTGAGATCCTCGACAAACTCACGCGGCATAAAACTTTGGATTTTATCGGGCTCAATTATTACTCGCGTCATTTGGTGAATGCGTCCAGTTGGTGGGTCGGGAATTTGCTCATGGAAACGGGCCAGAGCAATGATGAGCCGGTCAAAAAAAATTCTCTGGGCTGGGACATCTATCCCGAGGGGCTGTATCAGGTGCTTTTAAAGCTCAAACGATACGGTCTTCCGGTCATGATCACCGAAAACGGCATCTGCACATCCGATGACCATTTGAGGTGGGAATTCCTCTCCGCCCACTTAAAGAGCGTTCACCGGGCCATGCAGGAGGGAGTCAACGTCACGGGATACCTGTACTGGTCTTTGATGGACAATTTTGAGTGGGACAAGGGTTTTGGCCCGAGATTCGGATTGATCGACGTTGATTATAAGACCTACCGGAGAACTGTCCGGGAAAGCGCCATAAAGTTCGGTCAGGTCTGTAAAACAGGTGCTCTGCCCAATTGA
- a CDS encoding BON domain-containing protein — translation MESDTAVTQNKDAAQKPGVPNTPVNEQVSADDKIILETIQKFLADDQDISLAAEKITVTVFNGFVTLKGAVQDQDEKMAIEHKAQAVEHVRHVDDQLIIK, via the coding sequence ATGGAGAGTGATACGGCGGTCACGCAGAACAAAGATGCCGCTCAAAAGCCGGGTGTTCCTAATACGCCGGTCAATGAACAGGTGAGCGCGGATGACAAGATCATCTTGGAAACCATACAGAAATTCCTCGCCGATGATCAGGATATTTCTCTTGCCGCGGAAAAGATCACCGTTACTGTTTTCAATGGCTTTGTAACGTTAAAAGGGGCGGTGCAGGACCAGGATGAGAAAATGGCTATTGAGCATAAGGCCCAGGCCGTAGAGCATGTGCGGCATGTGGATGATCAATTGATCATAAAATAA
- a CDS encoding glycosyltransferase: MNILMMTNTYKPLVGGLERSVINFSKEFRGSGHRVMIVCPEYPDMRPEEDVIRVAAMQNFNGSDFSVQLPIQGTLAEALGDFRPDIIHSQHPFLIGDTALKIASKYQVPLVFTHHTLYEENVHYVPGNEEALKRFVIELSTGYANLADQVFAPSESVMRLMKERGVTSPVDVVPTGIYIDQFARGAGKTFRKKLNIPADAFVAGHVGRLAPEKNLEFLTRAIVQFLKKEPKAHFLIGGTGPSEGPIKEIMAKEGLTDRLHLAGMLKGKDLASVYHAMDVFVFASQSETQGLVVTEAMAARVPVVAVDASGVREVVKDHVNGCLIARESIEDFVSALAWLKKQPASQLLRIRNACRKTAKEFSMKDCAQRALGLYVSLTVRQGFCRRTCEDGRWSNAVRSIQTQWGLAKNLTHATGAFMSPALVTAQPIDADTVQELAEANV, translated from the coding sequence ATGAACATTCTAATGATGACCAACACCTATAAGCCGCTGGTCGGGGGACTGGAAAGATCAGTCATTAATTTTAGCAAAGAATTCCGGGGATCAGGCCACCGGGTCATGATCGTATGCCCCGAATATCCGGACATGCGGCCGGAAGAAGACGTGATCCGTGTTGCGGCCATGCAGAATTTCAATGGGTCGGATTTTTCTGTTCAACTGCCCATTCAGGGAACATTAGCGGAAGCCCTGGGCGATTTCCGCCCCGATATTATCCATTCACAGCATCCCTTTCTCATCGGAGATACGGCTTTGAAAATAGCCTCTAAATATCAGGTGCCGCTGGTTTTTACCCACCACACCCTCTATGAGGAGAATGTCCACTATGTTCCCGGCAATGAAGAGGCCTTAAAACGGTTTGTCATTGAATTATCAACGGGCTATGCCAATTTGGCCGATCAAGTTTTCGCTCCCAGTGAAAGCGTCATGCGTTTAATGAAAGAAAGAGGGGTCACAAGCCCGGTCGATGTGGTCCCGACGGGGATCTATATTGATCAGTTTGCCCGGGGGGCCGGAAAAACATTCCGCAAGAAATTGAATATCCCCGCGGACGCTTTTGTGGCGGGACATGTGGGACGATTGGCCCCTGAAAAGAATTTAGAATTTTTGACGCGGGCCATTGTCCAATTCCTTAAGAAAGAACCCAAGGCCCATTTTCTAATAGGAGGCACGGGGCCGTCTGAAGGGCCCATCAAAGAGATCATGGCCAAGGAAGGGCTCACAGACCGTTTGCATTTAGCGGGCATGCTCAAAGGAAAAGATCTGGCGAGCGTCTATCATGCGATGGATGTGTTTGTTTTTGCTTCGCAGAGCGAAACACAAGGGTTGGTTGTGACCGAAGCGATGGCGGCCCGCGTTCCTGTGGTGGCTGTTGATGCTTCAGGCGTCCGGGAGGTCGTTAAAGATCATGTGAACGGCTGTTTGATCGCCCGGGAAAGCATTGAAGATTTTGTTTCAGCGTTAGCATGGTTAAAAAAACAACCCGCCTCTCAATTATTAAGGATCAGGAACGCCTGCCGTAAGACGGCCAAAGAGTTTTCAATGAAAGACTGCGCCCAAAGGGCTTTGGGCCTGTATGTTTCGCTGACGGTCCGCCAGGGATTTTGCCGCCGTACTTGTGAGGATGGCCGTTGGTCAAACGCTGTCCGTTCCATTCAAACGCAATGGGGGCTGGCCAAGAATTTAACTCATGCGACCGGAGCTTTCATGTCTCCAGCCCTTGTGACAGCGCAACCCATTGATGCAGATACAGTTCAAGAATTGGCAGAAGCAAACGTTTAA
- a CDS encoding flippase has translation MRPLIRLIQKTYRMVDPLEGKRVMHNVASLSWLQAITYVLPLIILPYLFRVIGPERFGLVAFAQAFVQYFIILTDYGFSVSATKEISLCHEDNARISRVFSAVMTVKIALAFLSFLVLSGIVYFVPKFRSDWMVYVLSFGAVAGGAIFPVWFFQGVERMRYIARLNIVGEFAFVFCILLFIRGPEDYLKVPLIGSSVLLITGIAGQYILWSKFGMSFQWPGYKDIHRQLKAGWDVFISVVAINAYTTTRVFAVGLLTNNTLTGFYSIAERISGAIQTFPLSSFSQAIFPRLSKIFHRNKAAAFEIMRHIQLITLIISLICLPVFFLLAPLIVKLVCGGTYPAAVLSLRFLLVSVFFISSNAFRVQFLLVCGRTDIYSKIHISMAMIGLPLIIIFIYAFSYAGAAMATAVIEAGVFTITYFTVKRLKF, from the coding sequence ATGCGTCCTTTGATCAGATTGATCCAGAAAACATACAGGATGGTGGATCCCCTTGAGGGCAAGAGGGTCATGCACAATGTCGCTTCCCTCTCGTGGCTGCAGGCCATCACCTATGTCCTGCCGCTCATCATCCTGCCCTACCTTTTCAGGGTCATCGGACCGGAAAGATTCGGCCTGGTCGCTTTTGCGCAGGCCTTTGTCCAGTATTTCATCATCCTGACGGATTATGGATTCAGCGTCTCGGCCACCAAGGAGATCTCCCTGTGCCACGAGGACAATGCTAGGATCTCCAGGGTTTTCTCGGCCGTCATGACGGTCAAGATCGCCCTGGCCTTTTTAAGTTTTCTGGTCTTAAGCGGGATCGTGTATTTTGTCCCAAAATTCAGGAGCGATTGGATGGTCTATGTGTTGAGCTTCGGCGCGGTAGCTGGGGGCGCCATTTTTCCTGTCTGGTTTTTTCAGGGTGTAGAAAGAATGAGATATATCGCCCGATTGAATATTGTCGGGGAATTCGCCTTTGTGTTCTGCATCCTCTTGTTTATCCGGGGACCGGAGGACTATCTGAAGGTCCCGCTCATCGGTTCTTCGGTATTGCTGATCACGGGCATTGCGGGGCAATACATTCTCTGGAGCAAATTCGGGATGTCGTTCCAATGGCCGGGATACAAAGACATCCACCGGCAGTTGAAGGCCGGATGGGACGTTTTCATCTCGGTCGTGGCGATCAACGCTTACACGACCACGCGCGTTTTTGCCGTCGGGCTTTTGACCAACAACACGCTCACGGGGTTCTATTCCATCGCCGAAAGGATCTCCGGCGCGATCCAGACCTTTCCCCTGTCCTCTTTTTCTCAGGCGATCTTTCCGCGCTTAAGCAAAATATTCCACAGAAACAAGGCCGCGGCATTTGAGATCATGCGGCACATACAACTCATCACCCTCATCATCTCTTTGATCTGCCTGCCGGTCTTCTTTCTCCTGGCGCCCCTCATTGTCAAGCTTGTCTGCGGTGGGACCTATCCGGCGGCGGTATTGTCCTTAAGATTCTTGTTGGTCTCCGTATTTTTTATCAGTTCTAATGCTTTTCGCGTGCAGTTTTTGCTGGTCTGCGGCAGGACGGACATTTATTCCAAGATCCACATCAGCATGGCGATGATCGGCCTGCCTTTGATCATCATTTTCATCTATGCTTTTTCTTACGCGGGAGCGGCCATGGCCACGGCGGTGATCGAGGCGGGGGTTTTTACCATCACCTATTTCACTGTCAAAAGATTGAAATTTTAA
- a CDS encoding response regulator, producing MPSNIYIVDDDESVCRALKTLLTTFGFEVKTFNSARSFFDAVPNDEPGCLLIDIHMPGLDGWAAQKILVDSGSQRPVIFISAEKQDNAAARALKVGAMGFLQKPVNAQTLVDLINSAPEDTNVMVNSQ from the coding sequence ATGCCTTCAAATATTTATATTGTGGATGACGACGAGTCGGTATGCCGCGCGCTCAAGACCCTTTTAACGACTTTTGGGTTTGAGGTAAAAACATTTAATTCCGCAAGAAGTTTTTTTGACGCCGTTCCCAATGATGAACCCGGTTGTTTACTAATCGACATTCATATGCCGGGATTAGACGGGTGGGCAGCGCAGAAAATACTCGTGGACTCCGGATCGCAACGCCCGGTTATTTTCATTTCTGCCGAAAAACAGGACAATGCCGCCGCCCGTGCGTTGAAAGTAGGGGCCATGGGTTTTTTGCAAAAACCGGTCAATGCCCAGACCTTGGTTGATCTGATCAATTCTGCGCCGGAAGATACGAACGTCATGGTGAACAGTCAATGA